The Burkholderiales bacterium JOSHI_001 genomic sequence CCCCACAGCACCGTGGCCGGCTTCATGATCCAGCCCACGCGCGAGTGCGAGGTCGTGCACGCGGGCGATTCACGCGTGTACCACTTCCGCGGTGCCGACATGCTGTTTCGCACCACCGACCACAGCTATGTGCAGCGGCTGATGGACGAAGGCAAGATCACCGAAGAGCAGGCCAACACCCACCCGCAAAGCAACCTGCTGACCGGCTGCCTGGGCACCCAGAACGACCCGCCGCAGGCCACCACCCACATCCCGCGCCTGGAAACCGGCGACACCCTGCTCGCCTGCAGCGACGGTGTGTGGCACTACTTCACGCCCAAGGAAATTGGCGCCATCGTGCACGCCCTGCCCCCGCGCGAAGCCAGCGAGATGCTGGTGAGCAAGGCGCGCCAGCGCGCCCGCGGCACCGGCGACAACATGTCGCTGGCCCTGCTGCGCATGGAAGCCCTGGGCTGAGGCCCGGCCAGGCTCAGTTCGCCGGCACGCCCGGCCGCGGCGGCAGCGGCGCCGCCGGTTTCGCCTTGGCCGCACGGGCGGCATTGCGCTGGGCCACGGCGTCGCGCCGCGCCTGCGCTTCGGCCTGGCGGCGCTCATAAGCGGCCTGCCGGGCCGCGCGCCGCGCCGCGTCGTCGGCAGGGTGGCGCGGCGTGGCCTTGTGTCCCGCCAGTTGCCCCGCCTTGTGATCGGCCTGGTCGGAGGGCCGCCCCGCTGGCGCCGAAGCCGCACCTGGGGCCGCCGCTGACGGCGCCGCGGCGGGCGCCGCACGCGGGGCTCTCGGCGCGGCCCTCACCTTTTTTTCGATCGGTCCGCGCCCCGGTGTGGCCGGCAGGGCCGAAGCCGGCGGGCGGGCATCGGCTTCACGCGCCTTGTCCTGGATGCGGCGCATGCGATCGGCCGCGCGCTGGCGGCGCTGCGCGGTGTCCAGCACCACTTCCTCGCGCTTCAGGCCCTCCAGGGCGCCGCGGCGTTCGGCGCGGGCGGCGTTCAGGCAGGCGGTGGCGGCGAAGCGCGCCTCGCAGTCGCTGCGCGCGGCCTGGAAGCGGGCCTCGACCGCCGCCCGTTCCCGCGCGATGCGCTCGCGCTCGGCCGCATCGCCGGGGCTGGACTGCGCGTGCGCCAGGCCGGCCAGCAGCCACAGGGCCAGCCAGCCAACCCCTGTCCGAATCGGTTGCAGCATGGGCGCCATTGTGGCCCGAGGCCGCGCTTCAGGTCAGCCGGGTGTCCACCTCGCGCCGCTCCAGCGCCAGGTATTCGGCCGACTGCATCTCGGCCAGGCGCGACACCGTGCGCGGGAATTCGTGCGCCAGCGGGCCTTCGGTGTAGAGCTGCTCTGCCGGTGTTTCCGCCGACAGGATCAGCTTCACCCGCCGGTCGTAGAGCACGTCCACCAGCAGGGTGAAGCGGCGCGCCTCGCTGGCCAGTCGCGGCGGCATCTGCGGCACGTTGGAAAGCAGCAGGGTGTGGAACTGCTGGGCCAGTTCCAGGTAATCGTTCTGCGAACGCGGGCCGCCGCACAGGGTGCGGAAGTCGAACCACACCACGCCGCCGGCGCGGCGCAGGGCAGTCAGTTCGCGATGTTCAATGTGCAGCAGCGGGCTTTCGTCGCGCGCCTCGGCCAGTTCGTCGAAGGCCTTGCCCATGGCCGCCTCGGCGGCCGGGCCCAGCGGGGTGTGGAACATCTGCACCTGGGCCAGGGTGCGCTGGCGGTAGTCGGTACCGTTGTCCACGTTGATGACCTCCAGCTTCTCCTTCAGCAGCGCCATGGCCGGCAGGATGCGGTCGCGGTGCAGGCCGTTGGGGTAGAGCTCGTCGGGGTGGAAGTTGCTGGTGGTGACGATGGACACCCGGTTGGCGAACAGGGCCACCAGCAGCCGGTGCAGGATCATCGCGTCGGTGACGTCGGCGACGTGGAACTCGTCGAAACAGATCAGGCGGTAGCGCCGCGCGATGCGCTTGCCCAGTTCGTCCAGCGGGTCGGGCGTGCCCTTCAATTCCTGCAGCTCGCGGTGCACCTCGCGCATGAACTCGTGGAAGTGCAGCCGGGTCTTGCGCGTCAGCGGCACGGCCTGGAAGAAGCAGTCCATCAGGAAGCTCTTGCCCCGCCCCACGCCGCCATGCATGTACACGCCGCGCGGGATGGGCGGGCGCACCAGCAGCTTGGTCACCGCGTTGCTGCGGCGGGCCTTGTAGTCGGCCCATTCGTTTTCGCAGCGCTCCAGCGCGGCCACGGCGCGCTGCTGAGCGGGGTCACTGGTGTAACCCCGCTCGACGAGCGTTTGCTGGTACAGCGCGCGGACTGGCACGACGGGCGCCCCGTCGGGATCAGAAGTTCAGCGTGCGCTTGTCGACCGCCAGCGCGGCTTCCTTCGTGGCTTCGGACAGCGAGGGGTGCGCATGGCAGATGCGCGCGATGTCCTCGGCGCTGGCCTTGAACTCCATGGCCACCACGGCTTCGCTGATCAGTTCGCTGGCGAACGGCCCGACGATGTGCACGCCCAGGATCTCGTCGGTCTTGGCGTCGGCCAGGAACTTGACGAAGCCGGTGGTGTCGCCCAGCGCCCGCGCCCGGCCGTTGGCCAGGAAGGGGAACTGGCCGGCCTTGTAGGCGCGGCCGCTGGCCTTGAGTTGCTGCTCGGTCTGGCCCACCCAGGCGATTTCCGGGCTGGTGTAGATCACCCAGGGCACGGTGTCGAAGTTCACATGGCCATGCTGGCCGGCAATGCGCTCGGCCACCGCCACGCCCTCTTCTTCGGCCTTGTGCGCCAGCATCGGGCCGCGCACCACGTCGCCCACCGCCCACACATTGGGCAGGTTGGTGCGGCAGTCGCCGTCCACTTCGATGGCGCCGCGGTTGTCCAGCTTCAGGCCCACCAGTTCGGGGTGCAGGCCGGCGGTGTTGGGCACGCGGCCGATGGAAACGATCAGGCGGTCCACCTCCAGCGAAACGGCTTCACCCTTGGCGTTGGCGTAACCCACCGTGACGCCCTTCTTGCTGGCCTTCACGTCCTTGATGTTGACGCCGAACTCGAACTTCAGGCCCTGCTTGGTGAAGGCCTTCAGCGCTTCCTTGGCAATGCCTTCGTCGGCCGCGCCCAGGAAACCCGGCAGGGCTTCCAGGATGGTGACTTCCGCGCCCAGGCGGCGCCAGACCGAGCCCATCTCCAGGCCGATGACGCCCGAGCCCACCACGCCCAGCTTCTTGGGCACGTCGGCCATGCGCAGCGCGCCGTCGTTGGACAGGATGCGGTCTTCGTCAAAGGCCGCGCCCGGCAACGCACGCGCGGTGGACCCGGTGGCCACGATCACGTGCTTGGCCTGCAGGGCTTCTTCGGCGGCGCCGGCCACCTTCAGTTCATAACCACCGTCCTTGGCCGCCACGAAGCTGCCACGGCCGTGGAAGAACGTGACCTTGTTCTTCTTGAACAGGTACAGGATGCCGTCGTTGTTCTGCTTCACGACGCCGTCCTTGCGGGCCACCATCTTGGCCACGTCCATCTTCAGGTTGGACAGGCTGATGCCGTGGTCGCCGAAGTGGTGGGCGGCCTGCTCGAAGTGCTCGGACGACTGCAGCAGCGCCTTGCTGGGGATGCAGCCCACGTTGGTGCAGGTGCCGCCCGGGGCCGGGCCGCCCTTGTCGTTCTTCCACTCGTCGACGCAGGCGACGTTGAAACCCAGCTGCGCCGCGCGGATGGCCGCGATGTAGCCGCCGGGGCCGCCACCGATGACGACCACATCAAATGCTTTGCTCATGGTCGTCCCCGATCAGATGTCGAACAGCAGGCGGGCCGGGTCTTCCAGCGCTTCCTTCATGGTCACCAGGCCCAGCACCGCTTCGCGGCCGTCGATGATGCGGTGGTCGTAGCTCATCGCCAGGTAGTTCATCGGGCGAACGACCACCTGGCCGTTTTCCACCACCGCGCGGTCCTTGGTGGCGTGAACGCCCAGGATGGCGCTCTGCGGCGGGTTGATGATGGGCGTGGACAGCATGCTGCCGAAGGTGCCGCCGTTGCTGATGGAGAAGGTGCCGCCGGTCAGCTCTTCGATGCCCAGCTTGCCGTCCTTGGCCTTCTGGCCGAATTCGGCGATCTTCTTTTCAATGTCGGCAAAGCTCATCTGGTCGGCATTGCGCAGGATGGGCACCACCAGGCCGCGGGGCGAGCCCACCGCGATGCCGATGTCGAAGTAGCCGTGGTAGACGATGTCGTTGCCGTCCACGCTGGCGTTGATGACCGGGTACTTCTTCAGCGCCGCCACGGCCGCCTTGACGAAGAAGCTCATGAAGCCCAGCTTCACGCCGTGCTCCTTCTCGAACTTCTCCTGGAACTTCTTGCGCATGTCCATCACCGGGGCCATGTTCACTTCGTTGAACGTGGTCAGGATGGCGTTGGTGGACTGGCTCTGCACCAGGCGCTCGGCCACCCGGGCGCGCAGGCGGCTCATGGGCACGCGCTGCTCGGGGCGCTCGCCCAGGTTCTGGGCCACCGGTGCGGCCACCTGGGGCAGCGCGGCCTTGGGCGCCGCGGCCGGCGCGGCGGCCTTGGGCGCGGCAGCACCACCCGCCACGGCGGCCAGCACATCGCCCTTGGTGACGCGGCCGTCCTTGCCGGTGCCAGGCACCGAGCCGGCGGCCAGCTGGTTGTCGGCCATCAGCTTGGCTGCAGCGGGCATGGCCACGCCGCTCTTGTCGGCGCTGGCAGCAGCCGGGGCGGCCGCAGGAGCCGCGGCAGCGGGCGCGGCGGCCGGGGCGGCGGCGCCTGCCTTGCCTTCGGTGTCGATGCGGGCGATCAGCTGCTCGGCCACCACGGTGGTGCCGTCGGCCACCACCAGTTCGGCCAGAACGCCGGCGGCGGGTGCGGGCACTTCCAGCACCACCTTGTCGGTTTCGACCTCGATCAGGATTTCATCCATTGCCACGGCGTCGCCGGGCTTCTTCTTCCACTGCAGCAGGGTGGCTTCGGCCACCGATTCGGAAAGCTGCGGAACCTTGACTTCTACGATTGCCATGATGTGTCTCTAAATTCTGGGAAGTGCACGGGTGCGCCAAGCGGCCGCCGCGGATCCGGCTTCGCCGGTCCGCCAGCGGCGCCCCCTGGAGGGGGAGGCGCCGCAGGCGCTACGGGGGTGGGCCTATTTCGAGAGGACAAAGCCCTTCAGCTTGCCGAAGGCCTGCTCCAGCAGCGCCTTCTGCTGCTCCTGGTGCAGGTGGGCATAGCCCACGGCCGGCGAAGCCGACGCCGGGCGGCCGGCGTAACCCAGCTTCTGGCCGTCGAGCATGTTCTCGTGGATGTAGTGCTGCACGAAGAACCAGGCGCCCTGGTTCTGCGGCTCGTCCTGGCACCACACCACTTCCGTGGCGTTGGGGAAGCGCTTCATCTCGGCCGCGAAGGCCTTGTGCGGGAAGGGGTAGAGCTGCTCGACGCGCACGATGGCCACGTCGGAACCCTTCTTCTCCTCGCGCTTCTTGATCAGGTCGTAGGCCACCTTGCCCGAGCAGGCGATGATGCGCTTGACCTTGTCGCCGTCGATGTCGTCGCGGTTCGGGCCGATGACGGTGCGGAACTCACCCTTGGTGAACTCCTGCAAGGGCGAGGTGGCGTCCTTGTTGCGCAGCAGGCTCTTGGGCGTGAAGATGACCAGGGGCTTGCGGAACTGGCGCACCATCTGCCGGCGCAGCAGGTGGAAGATCTGGCTGGCCGAGGTGGGCTGCACGATCTGCATGTTGTTGTCGGCGGCCAGCTGCATGAAGCGCTCCAGGCGGGCCGAGCTGTGCTCGGGGCCCTGGCCTTCGTAGCCGTGCGGCAGCATCAGCGTCAGGCCGTTGACACGGCCCCACTTCACTTCGCCGCTGGCGATGAACTGGTCGATGACCACCTGCGCACCGTTGACGAAGTCGCCGAACTGGCCTTCCCAGATGGTCAGGGTGTTGGGTTCGGCGCTGGCATAGCCGTACTCGAAGCCCAGCACCGCTTCTTCGGACAGGATGGAGTCAATGACCACGAACGGGGCCTGGTTGTCGGCCACGTGTTCCAGCGGCACGTAGGTGCCTTCGTCCCACTTCTCGCGGTTCTGGTCGTGCAGCACGGCATGGCGGTGCACGAAGGTGCCGCGACCGCAGTCTTCACCCGACAGGCGCACCGCGTAGCCGCTGGCCACGAGTGACGCATAGGCCAGGGTCTCGCCCATGCCCCAGTCGACGTTGATCTCGCCACGGCCCATGGCGGCGCGGTCGGCCAACACCTTCTCCACCAGCGGGTGGGCCTTGAAAGTGCTGGGGATGGTGGTCAGGCGCTCGGCCAGGCGCTTCACCTCGGCCAGCGGCAACGCGGTGTCGGCCGCGTCGGTCCACTTCTTGCCAAGGAAGGGCGCCCAGTCCACCGCGTACTTGCTCTTGAAGTTGGTCAGCACCGGGTCCACCGTGTGCTTGCCCGCGTCCATGGCGGCGCGGAAGTCCTTCACCATCTGGTCCGGGCCGGTCTCGGGCAGCACGCCCTGGGCCACCAGCTTTTCGCCGTACAGCTTGCGCGTGCCGGGGTGGGCGGCGATCTTCTTGTACATCAGCGGCTGGGTCAGCGAGGGCGTGTCCTGCTCGTTGTGGCCCAGCTTG encodes the following:
- a CDS encoding serine/threonine protein phosphatase (PFAM: Stage II sporulation protein E (SpoIIE)) — its product is MSANGSPFRLQAATGIHRGDRAYQQDQVEILQHARVPGCLLAVVADGMGGKSGGRKAADQVIMTAKQVFERFIPGKEDAASLLKQMVMEAHLMIKLTAITAEEEPHSTVAGFMIQPTRECEVVHAGDSRVYHFRGADMLFRTTDHSYVQRLMDEGKITEEQANTHPQSNLLTGCLGTQNDPPQATTHIPRLETGDTLLACSDGVWHYFTPKEIGAIVHALPPREASEMLVSKARQRARGTGDNMSLALLRMEALG
- a CDS encoding putative ATPase (PFAM: AFG1-like ATPase); this encodes MPVRALYQQTLVERGYTSDPAQQRAVAALERCENEWADYKARRSNAVTKLLVRPPIPRGVYMHGGVGRGKSFLMDCFFQAVPLTRKTRLHFHEFMREVHRELQELKGTPDPLDELGKRIARRYRLICFDEFHVADVTDAMILHRLLVALFANRVSIVTTSNFHPDELYPNGLHRDRILPAMALLKEKLEVINVDNGTDYRQRTLAQVQMFHTPLGPAAEAAMGKAFDELAEARDESPLLHIEHRELTALRRAGGVVWFDFRTLCGGPRSQNDYLELAQQFHTLLLSNVPQMPPRLASEARRFTLLVDVLYDRRVKLILSAETPAEQLYTEGPLAHEFPRTVSRLAEMQSAEYLALERREVDTRLT
- a CDS encoding dihydrolipoamide dehydrogenase (PFAM: Pyridine nucleotide-disulphide oxidoreductase; Pyridine nucleotide-disulphide oxidoreductase, dimerisation domain~TIGRFAM: dihydrolipoamide dehydrogenase), with the translated sequence MSKAFDVVVIGGGPGGYIAAIRAAQLGFNVACVDEWKNDKGGPAPGGTCTNVGCIPSKALLQSSEHFEQAAHHFGDHGISLSNLKMDVAKMVARKDGVVKQNNDGILYLFKKNKVTFFHGRGSFVAAKDGGYELKVAGAAEEALQAKHVIVATGSTARALPGAAFDEDRILSNDGALRMADVPKKLGVVGSGVIGLEMGSVWRRLGAEVTILEALPGFLGAADEGIAKEALKAFTKQGLKFEFGVNIKDVKASKKGVTVGYANAKGEAVSLEVDRLIVSIGRVPNTAGLHPELVGLKLDNRGAIEVDGDCRTNLPNVWAVGDVVRGPMLAHKAEEEGVAVAERIAGQHGHVNFDTVPWVIYTSPEIAWVGQTEQQLKASGRAYKAGQFPFLANGRARALGDTTGFVKFLADAKTDEILGVHIVGPFASELISEAVVAMEFKASAEDIARICHAHPSLSEATKEAALAVDKRTLNF
- a CDS encoding 2-oxoglutarate dehydrogenase complex dihydrolipoamide succinyltransferase (PFAM: 2-oxoacid dehydrogenases acyltransferase (catalytic domain); e3 binding domain; Biotin-requiring enzyme~TIGRFAM: 2-oxoglutarate dehydrogenase complex dihydrolipoamide succinyltransferase (E2 component)): MAIVEVKVPQLSESVAEATLLQWKKKPGDAVAMDEILIEVETDKVVLEVPAPAAGVLAELVVADGTTVVAEQLIARIDTEGKAGAAAPAAAPAAAAPAAAPAAASADKSGVAMPAAAKLMADNQLAAGSVPGTGKDGRVTKGDVLAAVAGGAAAPKAAAPAAAPKAALPQVAAPVAQNLGERPEQRVPMSRLRARVAERLVQSQSTNAILTTFNEVNMAPVMDMRKKFQEKFEKEHGVKLGFMSFFVKAAVAALKKYPVINASVDGNDIVYHGYFDIGIAVGSPRGLVVPILRNADQMSFADIEKKIAEFGQKAKDGKLGIEELTGGTFSISNGGTFGSMLSTPIINPPQSAILGVHATKDRAVVENGQVVVRPMNYLAMSYDHRIIDGREAVLGLVTMKEALEDPARLLFDI
- a CDS encoding 2-oxoglutarate dehydrogenase, E1 component (PFAM: Dehydrogenase E1 component; Transketolase, pyrimidine binding domain~TIGRFAM: 2-oxoglutarate dehydrogenase, E1 component), producing MMQQHRSNSYLFGGNAPYVEELYEAYLDNPGSVPDNWRTYFDNLQNVPATDGSEARDVAHAPVIESFAQRAKSNAFALKASSADLAVARKQVHVQSLIAAYRNLGSRWADLDPLKRTERPKIPELEPAFYDLTESDMDITFSAANTYFSKNENMSLREILQALRETYCGTVGPEFMHCMDPTEKRWWQERLESIRSKPHFTAEEKKHILDRLTAAEGLERFLHTKYVGQKRFSLEGGESFIASMDEVVQRAGERGVQEIVIGMAHRGRLNVLVNTLGKMPADLFAEFDHTAPEHLPAGDVKYHQGFSSDITTPGGPVHLSLAFNPSHLEIVNPVVEGSVKARMERRGDKDGHQVLPVLVHGDAAFAGQGVVMETLALAQTRGYYTGGTVHLVVNNQIGFTTSDPRDSRSTLYCSDVVKMIEAPVLHVNGDDPEAVVLCTQLAMDYRQQFKKDVVVDIICFRKLGHNEQDTPSLTQPLMYKKIAAHPGTRKLYGEKLVAQGVLPETGPDQMVKDFRAAMDAGKHTVDPVLTNFKSKYAVDWAPFLGKKWTDAADTALPLAEVKRLAERLTTIPSTFKAHPLVEKVLADRAAMGRGEINVDWGMGETLAYASLVASGYAVRLSGEDCGRGTFVHRHAVLHDQNREKWDEGTYVPLEHVADNQAPFVVIDSILSEEAVLGFEYGYASAEPNTLTIWEGQFGDFVNGAQVVIDQFIASGEVKWGRVNGLTLMLPHGYEGQGPEHSSARLERFMQLAADNNMQIVQPTSASQIFHLLRRQMVRQFRKPLVIFTPKSLLRNKDATSPLQEFTKGEFRTVIGPNRDDIDGDKVKRIIACSGKVAYDLIKKREEKKGSDVAIVRVEQLYPFPHKAFAAEMKRFPNATEVVWCQDEPQNQGAWFFVQHYIHENMLDGQKLGYAGRPASASPAVGYAHLHQEQQKALLEQAFGKLKGFVLSK